In Mytilus trossulus isolate FHL-02 chromosome 14, PNRI_Mtr1.1.1.hap1, whole genome shotgun sequence, a genomic segment contains:
- the LOC134696816 gene encoding zinc finger MYM-type protein 2-like, with protein MTTKRWSNSSIQNIDDAMDALVEDYFHYDDLSNREAEYIKRNLADVNGEGNLILEEVDSANFNFPNEILQDIENAQNHEIDESDKENSSSSKRFRSVTDEDTDSFLALSVNKNTKTKTKSDLKVMLDFFISVGEMRDSVEIPAKDLDSLLSRFFLGVPKKNGDEYEPDSLSSMFNSLDRHLKDSKSSISIKKDPEFNHTRRVLEAKRKALKSLGKGSKPNRAEPLTTEEIQILREKGVIGTQNPDALLNAVFLNNATYFGLRGRQDHVNMTWGDVKLKATSDGKEYLEFNERSTKTRSGAKSRDFRDITPKIFGEGGSNCPIHVYKEYKRHRPQDTLTDEHRFYLRPLDNKHEEIWYTRQTIGKDKLGKMVKNMAEKGDLQGRKVNHSGRKTFATTLLQNGRPANEVAQLGG; from the exons ATGACAACAAAACGATGGAGCAATAGCTCTATACAAAATATAGATGATGCGATGGATGCGTTAGTTGAAGACTATTTTCACTACGACGATTTATCTAATAGGGAGGCAGAGTACATCAAGAGAAATCTCGCGGATGTCAATGGGGAAGGAAATTTGATTCTGGAAGAAGTTGATTCAGCGAATTTCAACTTCCCAAATGAAATTCTGCAGGACATTGAAAATGCACAGAATCATGAGATTGACGAATCAGACAAAGAAAATAGCTCGAGTAGCAAGAGGTTTCGCTCTGTCACTGATGAAGACACTGACTCTTTTCTAGCTTTAAGTGTTAACAAGaacacaaaaactaaaacaaagaGTGACTTGAAAGTGATGCTGGATTTTTTCATATCTGTTGGAGAAATGCGTGATTCAGTGGAAATACCTGCCAAAGACTTGGACAGTCTGTTATCAAGATTTTTTCTTGGAGTCCCGAAGAAAAATGGTGACGAATATGAGCCTGACTCTTTATCCTCTATGTTCAACAGCTTGGATAGACATTTGAAGGACTCAAAAAGTAGTATAAG TATTAAAAAGGATCCTGAGTTCAACCACACAAGACGGGTATTAGAAGCGAAGCGAAAGGCATTAAAGTCATTGGGCAAGGGCAGTAAGCCAAACAGAGCTGAACCTTTGACGACTGAGGAAATCCAAATCTTGAGGGAGAAAGGCGTTATTGGAACAc aAAACCCTGATGCATTACTGAATGCTGtgtttttaaataatgcaaCATACTTTGGTCTACGAGGTCGACAAGACCATGTTAACATGACATGGGGAGATGTCAAGTTAAAAGCTACATCTGATGGAAAGGAGTATTTGGAATTTAATG AAAGAAGCACCAAAACCCGTAGTGGAGCAAAAAGCAGGGATTTCCGGGATATTACGCCAAAGATTTTCGGGGAAGGAGGAAGTAATTGCCCTATTCATGTTTACAAGGAATACAAACGGCATAGACCTCAAGACACATTAACTGATGAACATAGATTTTATTTGAGGCCTTTAGATAATAAACATGAGGAAATATGGTACACTCGCCAAACCATAGGCAAAGATAAATTAggtaaaatggtaaaaaatatgGCAGAAAAAGGAGATCTTCAAGGAAGAAAGGTTAATCATTCGGGACGTAAAACTTTTGCTACCACACTACTTCAAAATGGTAGACCTGCCAATGAAGTTGCTCAATTAGGAGGCTAG